CGACGCCATGTCGACTCGGCGCAACTTCCTTGTAACGACCGCGCTGGCGCTGCCGGCCACGGCCCTCCTCGAGCCTCGGCACGCCGCCGCCGCGCAAGGCGCCAAGCCAACGCGGGCGCTCAAAGTCGGGGCCGTCACCTACAACATCGCGAAGGATTGGGACTTACCGACCATCATCACGAATCTGGCGGAGGTCGGCATGGATGGCGTCGAGCTGAGAACCACGCACAAACATGGCGTGGAGCTGTCGCTCGCTCCTGCCGAGCGCGCCGAGGTGCGCAAGCGCTTCGAGGATTCGCCGGTGACGCTGGCCGGCCTCGGCACGGCGTGCGAGTATCACGCCGAGGATGCGGCCATCGTCCAAAAGAACATCGAGGAAACGCGCGCATGGCTCGCACTTGCGCACGATGTCGGCTGTCCCAGCATCAAGGTGCGCCCGAACGGCTTGCGTTCCGACGTTCCGGAAGAGCAGACACTCGAGCAGATTGGCAAGGCGCTCGCGACCTGTGGCGACACGGCCCGGGAGCAGGGCGTTCGCATTCAGGTCGAGGTGCATGGCGAAGAAACGTCCCGCGTGCCGAACATCAAGAAGATTCTCGACTACGCGGGGGATCATCCCAACGTGTGGATTTGCTGGAACTCGAACCAGACGGACCTGCTAGACGAGGGGTTGGAGGCAAACTTCCGCCTCGTGCAGCACAAGATCGGTCAGGTCCACATGCGGGATCTCTACCTGGAGGAATATCCCTGGCGCCGGTTGGTCGAGCTGCTCCAGGAGAGCGACTTCGACGGTTACTGCCTTGCGGAGTTGGGCGAGACGTCCTGTGATGGTGTGCGCGTGCTGAAGTACTTCCGCGGCATGCTTCGGCAGCTCGAAGGAATCGTAGAGCCCCCGCTCAAGACGGACGCTTCGGTCGGCTGACCGTCACGTACCGAATCGGAAAGCAACACCAGCCGTGGCCCGCCTCCCGGACCTCATTGCAGAGACCGAACGATTATTGAGGGAACCTGGCGAGCCGGCGTCAGGCCGTTAACCGAGAAGGCTGGTATCGCGAGTGTCGGCAACGTCGCACAGAGGCTCAGCTCGCCTGAGGGGTGTAACGGGGTAGTCATGAGTGCGCTCGCTCGGGATATCAGGCAGGCCTTTCGGTTGCTGTCGGGACACCGGGGCTTCGCGGCGGCAGTGCTCATCACGATCGCCTTGGGTGTCGGCGGCACCGCGGCGGTCTTCTCCGTGATTTACGGTGTTCTGCTGCGACCGCTGCCGTACCCGGAAGCTGATCGGTTGGTGCGGCTGTGGGAGGTACATCCCGGAGGTCGGGCCCCGGTTGACTTACCGCTCCTGAGCAATCTGACCTACCACACGTGGTCGCGTTCATCGGCAACCCTCCAAAGTATCGGCGCCTTCGACGTGAGCACTTACACCGTTGCGAACGCTGGGGCGACCGAGCGGCTTCGCGGGGCAAGCGTCACGCCATCGCTGTTCAGGGTGCTCAGGGTAGCTCCGGCAAGCGGCCGCTTCTTCAACGACGAGGACGCCGAGAAGGGCGCTGCACCGGTCGTCGTCCTCACGCATGCGACGTGGCGCGTGCGCTTCGGCGATGATTCAGCCATTGGCAAACTACTGACGATCGATGGTGAGGATCACCGCATCATCGGGATTGCTCTTCCTGGTTTTGCCTTCCCTGGACCCGAACCGCAGCGCCCTTCAGAGGACCGCCGCGCGGTTGCGTTCTACACACCGTTGGAGGTACCACGTGGGCCCGCCAACACTTTTGACATCGTCGAGGCCATCGGGCGGCTCAGGGCTGGTGTGACCACTACGCAGGTCGAGGTCGAGGGCACGTCCCTCGCGCGAAGCCTCGAACGGCCCTTAGCGGCTGACCTGCTCTTCGGTAGAGGTGGACCAGTTGAAGTACACGTCCGCTCGATGGTTGATCAGATGACGACGGGCATCCGGCCGGCGCTGGTCGTGCTGGCGGGTGGTGTAGGACTGGTGTTGTTGATTGCGTGTGCCAATGTCGCCAACCTGTTTCTCTCACGAAGCACCGATCGGGCACGCGAGCTCGCCGTGCGCGCGGCATTGGGCGCAGAGCGGTGGCGACTCGTGCGGCAACTCCTGACCGAGAGTCTCGTCATCTCGCTCATTGGTGGCGGGCTGGGGATGTTTGTCGGATGGGCCATGACTGCCCTGGTGCCCGTCCTGGCGCCGTCGGACTTCCCCCGCCTCGAGGACATCCGGGTAGACCAGAAGTTTCTCGTCGTCGCGGCGCTGGCGGCCATCTGTGTCGGTGTGATTGCCGGCGCCATGCCTGCCTT
The Luteitalea sp. genome window above contains:
- a CDS encoding TIM barrel protein — protein: MSTRRNFLVTTALALPATALLEPRHAAAAQGAKPTRALKVGAVTYNIAKDWDLPTIITNLAEVGMDGVELRTTHKHGVELSLAPAERAEVRKRFEDSPVTLAGLGTACEYHAEDAAIVQKNIEETRAWLALAHDVGCPSIKVRPNGLRSDVPEEQTLEQIGKALATCGDTAREQGVRIQVEVHGEETSRVPNIKKILDYAGDHPNVWICWNSNQTDLLDEGLEANFRLVQHKIGQVHMRDLYLEEYPWRRLVELLQESDFDGYCLAELGETSCDGVRVLKYFRGMLRQLEGIVEPPLKTDASVG